The following coding sequences lie in one Kamptonema formosum PCC 6407 genomic window:
- a CDS encoding class I SAM-dependent methyltransferase, giving the protein MELEGNVKQQFDRAAAAYGTSPIFAKGHDLALMVKTASPTADTILLDVACAAGHTAFAFSPKIREAIAIDLSPGMLAEAKQQAAARKITNIQFQEASAAELPFSDRHFDLVTCRYAAHHFPSLPPILAEILRVLKPGGQLLVVDAISPEEKPLAEFINQVELLRDPSHNRYWMLSEWQAAGESIGIPFTIISQWNLLIDFADWTARQQTPMAAVSELETLFDSASTAARSAFSIVNSPVRSFHLPSVLLQATKSISSL; this is encoded by the coding sequence ATGGAACTAGAAGGCAATGTGAAACAGCAATTTGACCGCGCCGCTGCCGCTTATGGCACGTCGCCAATCTTTGCTAAGGGACACGATTTAGCGCTGATGGTGAAAACGGCATCGCCAACAGCAGATACGATCTTATTAGATGTTGCTTGTGCAGCGGGTCATACAGCTTTTGCCTTTTCGCCAAAGATTCGGGAGGCGATCGCGATCGACTTAAGTCCGGGAATGTTGGCAGAGGCGAAACAACAAGCAGCAGCGCGAAAGATTACAAATATTCAGTTTCAAGAAGCTAGCGCGGCCGAATTGCCTTTTAGCGATCGCCACTTCGATCTCGTCACCTGTCGCTACGCAGCTCATCACTTCCCCAGTTTACCACCCATTTTAGCTGAAATCCTCCGCGTTCTCAAACCCGGAGGTCAATTGCTAGTAGTAGATGCGATTTCTCCCGAAGAAAAACCCCTAGCAGAGTTCATTAACCAAGTAGAATTACTACGAGATCCTTCTCACAATCGCTATTGGATGCTGTCTGAATGGCAAGCGGCGGGAGAAAGTATTGGCATTCCTTTCACAATAATTTCTCAGTGGAATTTGCTAATTGATTTTGCCGACTGGACAGCGCGACAACAAACACCAATGGCAGCGGTTTCTGAATTAGAAACCCTTTTTGATAGTGCTTCCACCGCCGCGCGATCGGCTTTTTCTATTGTTAACTCGCCTGTGCGATCGTTTCATCTACCTTCAGTTTTATTGCAAGCAACGAAATCAATTTCTTCTCTCTGA
- a CDS encoding fatty acid desaturase: protein METTIKKSDFVLTPYMRSNDLWATYQILNTLVPYLLLWFLAVKAVAISFWLLPPIVLLIVLLSVRCFSLMHDCGHYSLFSSKRVNRVVGFILGVINAIPQYPWSRDHAYHHKTNGDWERYRGIADFLSTEEFSKLNSFDQRLYELLRHPLMAFPGGFFYLAIKPRIALIAGTYDFIRDLFTRLKTSPGMSLSEIISAHKSKHWYTVAEFWDLLFNNICVIGGLIIFSYLLGPGFFLTMYSIILTFSAAIFIWVFFVQHNFDGCYAHKTADWSYIRGAIEGSTYLELPTILKWFTADIGYHNIHHLSERIPNYNLEACHNENIHLLSKVKKLRIGDMLECSKFILWDADSNRLVSIASFRQASQSMALGT from the coding sequence ATGGAAACCACAATTAAAAAATCTGACTTTGTTCTGACTCCCTATATGAGGAGTAACGACTTATGGGCGACTTATCAAATCCTCAACACGCTTGTCCCTTATCTTCTTTTATGGTTTTTAGCAGTAAAAGCAGTTGCGATTTCCTTTTGGTTGCTACCGCCGATAGTGCTTCTAATTGTACTTTTATCCGTGCGTTGTTTTTCTTTAATGCACGATTGCGGACACTATTCGCTCTTTAGTTCAAAAAGAGTTAATCGAGTCGTAGGTTTTATCCTGGGTGTCATCAACGCCATCCCTCAATACCCCTGGTCAAGAGATCATGCCTACCATCACAAAACCAATGGTGATTGGGAGCGATATCGCGGTATTGCCGACTTTCTTTCTACCGAGGAATTTTCAAAACTCAATTCATTTGACCAAAGGCTTTATGAATTACTACGACATCCATTAATGGCTTTTCCCGGCGGTTTTTTCTATCTCGCGATCAAGCCAAGAATTGCCCTGATCGCAGGAACTTATGATTTTATTCGCGATCTATTTACTCGATTGAAAACATCTCCCGGCATGAGTTTATCAGAAATTATCTCTGCTCATAAGTCCAAACATTGGTACACGGTGGCAGAATTTTGGGATCTGCTGTTTAACAACATTTGCGTTATTGGTGGCTTAATTATCTTTAGCTATCTCTTGGGGCCGGGATTCTTCTTAACCATGTACTCAATTATCTTGACTTTTTCTGCTGCAATCTTCATCTGGGTCTTTTTTGTACAGCACAATTTTGATGGCTGCTACGCCCACAAAACAGCAGACTGGAGCTACATTAGGGGAGCAATCGAGGGCAGCACTTACCTAGAGTTACCGACAATTCTCAAGTGGTTTACCGCAGATATTGGCTACCACAACATTCATCATCTTTCTGAAAGAATCCCTAATTATAATCTCGAAGCTTGTCATAATGAAAATATTCACTTGCTATCGAAAGTAAAAAAGCTGCGGATCGGCGATATGCTGGAATGTTCCAAGTTTATTCTCTGGGATGCTGACTCTAATCGCCTGGTATCGATCGCATCATTTCGTCAAGCGTCCCAATCAATGGCTCTAGGTACATAA
- a CDS encoding methyltransferase domain-containing protein: MNLLFATLGILLTLLIVGIALYLLTARRYQSSDSVANSYDEWTEDGILEFYWGEHIHLGYYGSPPQQKDFLAAKSDFIHEMVRWGGLDRLSPGTTVLDVGCGIGGSSRILAQDYGFAVTGITISPQQVKRAQELTPAGLNVQFQVDDAMGLSFPDGSFDVVWSIEAGPHMPDKAIFARELMRVLKPGGIMVLADWNQRDDRQQPLNFWEKPVMQQLLDQWSHPAFSSIEGFSELLEATGFVEGEVKTADWTEQTLPSWLDTIWQGIIRPQGWMKYGVSGFIKSVREVPTILLMRLSFGAGLCRFGMFRAIRANVVTRSIEVEAAKILREEANANAK, from the coding sequence ATGAATTTATTGTTTGCTACACTGGGAATTCTGCTGACACTCCTAATAGTAGGAATTGCACTCTATCTACTCACCGCTCGTCGTTATCAATCATCTGATTCTGTTGCCAATTCCTATGACGAGTGGACGGAAGACGGCATTTTAGAGTTTTATTGGGGCGAACATATTCACTTAGGTTATTATGGTTCGCCACCACAACAAAAGGATTTTTTAGCGGCTAAATCTGACTTCATCCATGAAATGGTGCGTTGGGGCGGTTTAGATCGATTATCTCCCGGCACTACCGTTTTAGATGTCGGTTGCGGAATTGGCGGTAGCAGCCGCATTCTGGCCCAGGATTACGGGTTTGCAGTCACCGGGATTACCATCAGTCCTCAACAAGTCAAACGTGCTCAGGAACTCACGCCAGCAGGTCTGAATGTCCAGTTTCAGGTAGATGATGCGATGGGATTGTCATTCCCAGATGGGAGTTTTGATGTAGTTTGGTCGATCGAAGCAGGCCCGCATATGCCCGATAAAGCTATTTTCGCCAGAGAGTTGATGCGCGTACTCAAGCCCGGTGGGATAATGGTTCTGGCTGATTGGAATCAGCGGGACGATCGCCAGCAACCGCTGAATTTTTGGGAGAAACCTGTGATGCAGCAGTTACTCGATCAATGGTCGCATCCTGCTTTTTCCAGTATTGAAGGCTTTTCTGAACTTTTAGAGGCGACGGGATTTGTTGAGGGAGAGGTGAAAACCGCAGATTGGACGGAACAAACTCTACCTTCTTGGCTAGATACGATTTGGCAGGGAATTATTCGTCCGCAAGGGTGGATGAAATATGGAGTTTCTGGCTTTATTAAGTCTGTGCGAGAAGTGCCTACGATTCTGTTGATGCGGTTGTCATTTGGTGCGGGTCTTTGTCGCTTTGGGATGTTTCGCGCGATCCGGGCTAATGTAGTAACGCGATCTATAGAGGTGGAAGCAGCAAAAATTCTGCGGGAGGAAGCCAATGCGAATGCAAAATGA